The Astyanax mexicanus isolate ESR-SI-001 chromosome 4, AstMex3_surface, whole genome shotgun sequence genome segment taaAGTGGGCCTGCATTGGTGCCGTCCGTCTGTAGCGTGGTCGTCTGTTTCTTCACCCTGAGAAAGAATCACGTGAGTCTGTCTGCaagatggtttgacttcctggtgtcagcacggagccccttCAGAACCCACGggaaaatcccttcgctctcagctggcttgctggtcgcTTCCGGACTGGTGGCTTCTGGGTTGAGTCTGACGGTCTCTATTCAGCTGAAACTTTGTATGCATAATGCGTGGCTTCGTAGATCGTAAAATTGCTTTAGTTGTCTTAACTAAGAAAGCTAGTATTAATATGCTTAAAGAAGGTTAAATGAGTTGCAATAAGaatgctaagctattgctaaacTGAAGCTAAAATGCTAAGCTAAACCAAAGGAGCTAAACTCCAAACTCCTCAACAACCACTAAagattgaactgaactgatccaTCCGTAATCCTGGACACTCTCCACTTTTATTCTCCACCGCtactctgtctgtcactctctgaCTGAATCTGTTTGGACCTTAAGGCTACCATTGGCTCTGTGGGCTTTGGGGGAGGAGCAACCTACGTGTctgtgttttcattggttttggAGCAATTTCTGAGATTTCATATTTTTTGAATTAATAGACTAAACCAAAACAAAACTCAatcaaacagtggatcaaaatacaatatTCAGCGTACCGATTCATGAGGATCAATTCAAGGAAAACAATCTTAGAATTGAGTctcaataaatgtaaattatgtgTTTTTCCTACAAACAGGTTGGTAACATTCCAGATAATCCTGAAGTAAGAAACAAAGGATGGTACCTTGTCAAAAAGAAAAcagtcatgtttttatttaaacccaGTTAAATAACTGAAAAGATAACAcaaacatggttaaaccactgataaccaaataaagcaaaattatcaaatgctagttaaatctgttgattcagacttgactgtgtatgaaaatttaatcaggacagcATCTAAACCCATATACCAGAAGTGgcatattatttagtaaatattctgtaaaataactttttagttAGTTAATGTATATTCTTATTTGTTCATCTTTGCGAAAAATTCTCTTTGCCTGGCTCTTAGTCTGTTGATCAGAATTTATGACGGGTGTGAGAGAGATCAGTTTACACCACAGAATTTCAGCTTACAAGGCAAGGAATGGAATCCAAAGCTTTGAACATTTCTTTTAACTAAATGAGTCTTATTTTCTCAATGCTTTGCAGGAATAACCAAGCATAAACTCTTAAATTGCAGTAACTCTTTGTGGATTGCGTTTCTGTGGATTTTAGCAagttgaattatattatatttgcagTTGGGTCTTCGTCCTGGTGATGGCACTGTTGGTCCACCTCATTTGGCAGACAGTCACAGATGGTGACTATTATAGGTCGTAGAAGTCCAAAGTTTGACGGTTGTCTGAATTAGTGTTTGCTGGAGGAATATGTACAAGGTTTACCCAACTAGCATTTAGGTCTCTTGAGAGGACTGGAGAGATGAAAAAGTCAGATATGTAATTTGAAATGTAAGTTTGAGTTGTGAAAAGAGTCATCAAAGGCTTTTATTCTAATTCCAATGCATCCTGGATGGGgtttgtggtatgtgtgtgttcaggtggggaaagttattaaattacattaggcCACCAAAAATAGGCAAAGTGGGTGTAGTGGGTGTTCCAGCAACAAAATCGTATAGTTGCAAGAATCCTACTCTCctcctaacaactatgacatctaaatgttaaagactatgTTAATCTAATGCTAATCTAATGTCTGGAGCAAGCTCTGGCAATGCCGTAGTTCAAACTTGAAAGACATTCCCTTCTTCAGAGCTGAACTCTtactgtaactaccctaaaaactgagctctgtctcacgcagaatgttctggaatatcgaacattcaagaaaacataacatgaaattcaataaacatcatccctggataagaataattttgctgaacctgtaaaatcgattgttaaattcagttcatatttgtttctggtggaacgtgtcccaagtgataGAGTAATACAttagtgtaggataaggtgttctgtctgaaagatttaggatttgcacttttaattgccgtgaaacaaatttgggatagttttctctcctgtgttactgcacttgtgtttttggagatgattctgttgagtaaaactcttcccacagtctgagcagtgatacggtttctctcctgtgtgaatgcgttggtgttttttgagattactctgttgagtaaaactcttcccacagtctgagcagaaatatggttttactcctgtgtgaatgcgctgatgtattttgagagtactctgttgattaaaactcttcccacagtctgagcattgatacggtttctctcctgtgtgaatgcgctggtgaattttgagagtactctgtagagtaaaactcttcccacagtctgagcagtgataaagTTTCcctcctgtgtgaatgagctggtggattttgagagtactctgttgagtaaaactcttcccacagtctgagcagtaatacggtttcactcctgtgtgaatgcgctggtgatttttgagattactctgtgtagtaaaactctttccacagtctgagcagtaatacggtttctcttctgtgtgaatgcgctggtgtattttgagattaatctgttgattaaaactcttcccacactctgagcagtaatacggtttctctcctgtgtgaatgcgctggtgatttttgagagtactctgttgagtaaaactcttcccacagtctgagcagtgatacagtttctctcctgtgtgaatgcgctggtgtattttgagagtactctgttgattaaaactcttcccacagtctgagcattgatacggtttctcttctgtgtgaatgcgctggtgaattttgagagtactctgtagagtaaaactcttcccacagtctgagcagtgatacggtttctctcctgtgtgaatgagctggtggattttgagagtactctgttgagtaaaactcttcccacagtctgagcagtaatacggtttctctcctgtgtgaatgcgctggtgttttttgagatcactctgtttagtaaaactcttgacagagtgctgatgtttctccatgtcgggactttcctctgtttcctctgtctgttaaatgtatcaaacaatttatgcgtgttctggagattcctCAGGATGGCTTGTGTTTCACCTCTTTCATAGATTTCAGGAGAAatcctataatattttaatttctgaaaagaaaaaaaagaaataatttagtgtattaaaataaaagcttattaattaactgaagagaactacctaaatcagttacactatatgggaCATACTGGGACACTTTTATATTACCTTAAACGCTTCTGTACTTTTGTCCTATTCTAAATCCATAGACATTATAATATGGAGTTTAGCTTGTTCTGCAgcagactgtcagcaggctgcagccacaaaatatatgtagcataaactctgctgctgtccactactgaataccatgtttgactactactttagtatctcACTTTACACTGAAATACACTAATCCATATAATTAATACTGTACTATATTGACTTCCctttttgtttacaataaaggtgacattttatcttataaatatcttgcTTATAAATATCTGTAATTTCCTGGCTTGCTGAAACTAAGCCCAACTTCATCTccggagccagagagcagcagaagctccaagacctgctgcagttttacagaagctaacgttccccacaatttcatcaactctaactaaatgttacttaagcctgtaaaccagctatctgaacaatatgtatcttgttttttagtcattttacgtTAGCTCAGCCTAgctaatgaattaacattttccctgaattttcaattccaccttaaatatcatcacTTCTTATTAGTTGTCTTGGAAATGTAGCTacacatttagtaaataaaagacTGTAGATTTGAAAAGCGATATGACTATTTAAACCCATGAAGTGTTTTTCAGCATTTCACATAGAGATGGGCAATATtacctaaaacaaaatattttttacctaCTAAAAATGAAACTACAAACGGTTCAAAactatatttacctttattttgattTCACCTAATTTTCTTATATGGAGTTCAAGTGCATCTGGCAAATAATACCATTATAAAtagtgattttatatatatatatatatatatatatatatatatatatatatatatatatatatatatatatatatatatatatacacactgctaaaaaattaaaggaacacttaaacacaatataactccaagtaaatcaaacttctttgAAATTAACTGtccacactgattgacaatcaatttcaattAACAAAACATACTCAACAAAGGAgtcgttctgcaggtggggaccacagaccacttcagtaCCTATGCTTTCTGGCTGAACTCTCACCCTGCTCCACCCCCCATCCCAAtgctgcccccagcacacactcactcatcatCCTGGGAAGGAGAGCAACTTAATTTCAAttgtctgtatgtcctgtacatatgcagtattgacaataataaCTGCTTgacttggcagtgggtcagtaatggtgtggggaggcattgcttgcaactttagctagctggctaacattagctaccaatTTTTAAAAATGCTGGAACCTTTAGCTAGCAAGCAAATTTTAGCTACTGATTATAAAACGCTTGCAACTAGCAAACATTAACTAACAGTAATAAAATGCttgcagctagctaacattaacaacCAGTTATAAcatgcttgcaactttagctaactagctaacattagctaccaacTATACAAACGCTGGTACCTTTAGCTagtaagctagcattagctacctgtAACCAAGCGCTTGCAActctagctagcaagctaacattagctactgataaaaaaaaatgctggtaaCTTTAGCTAACTAGCAAACATTAGCTACCTGTTATAAAgcacttgcaactttagctagcaagCAAGCATTAGCTACTGATTGTAAAACGTTTGCAACTCAAGCTACCTATTTAAAATTAGATAACTGTTATAAAGctcttgcaactttagctagtaaGCAAGCTTTAgatgcaactttagctagctagctaaaattagctgccTGTTATAAATACTTGCAACTTTAGCTTTCAAGCTAACATTAGATTCTGGTTAAAAAACGCTGGTAACTTTAGTTACCGAGCTAAAATTAGCTATCTGTTATAAAgcgcttgcaactttagctagctacctaACATTAGCTACCCGGATAAACAATCGCTGATAACTTTAGCTTGTCAGCTAAGTAACTGGGTTTGAACACAAATTTAACGTTATTTTATTCTAGGATATTCTGATAGCCTCACAAAGCTGAAATCAGGTTCTTGTTTGAATTGTTTGTAATGTCCATATTAAGAGTGTTGTTGAGAAACACAGTTTAGCGCTGGTACTTTATGATAATATTCTGACTCAgaacacaatatttttaaatgcaagtagaattataaagaaaaaaatatatttattttggccACTTACAGCATGATTTATACAAGGAGAATAAACAAAACCAGTGGATTTTAGAGGTTTGACTAGAGTTGCTGGGTAAAACAATTTTGCGGTTTATCAATATATTCTGTTTATTCGCCTAGAATAAAAAAAGCTGtcagtaaattaaataatgaatttctttattatgctacttttattaaacattgCTTAATATTGTTTGACATATCTACCAAAATCCTTAAAATACAGATAACACTTGCAAtaagtgtacatcaattaactgTGCATCCTTCATTACATGTAATAACTGGGaaacaatatgtacttttttttccctttttacccGAGTGGCATCTGCAGTTAAGAcagagctgaataaataaatcaaaataattatcattaataaaaaataataacaataataggaCTAGCTGATATActgctaaatgaataaacaaaaatctctcaaataataataataataataataataatataacaacaataataataataataataatattaaaaaataataggaTTAGCTGATATTCTATAATTCTGCTGGTACAGACAGCGGAGGGAAAACTGAGCCTCGTGTTAGTCTCACTTAACTtctaacagagaagagagaaataagctcataaactcttaactattacctaaatcagtgaattctctacaaaaacactttttaatctgtcttatactcgaattaatagcagtatttttaacttaaaacatgtttttaaccactatttattcataaaacacggagctcagcacctacccgcagcacaggaacacacagaccgctgctgaggtacggtggctcagaaagaccaaacgtagcgtaactgcagttcaccactaaacagcaggggccgccaaaacttcatttaacagcattaaatgcctcattttataaagttcatctaaaacaaaggtattttattactctgttacacttacaacagtaataaacgttGTAAAATTATTAAGTTCTGCTTTAATTAATTCTTAGAAGACAAGTTtagacattattaaccattaaaatacattaaacaaatggctaattagattatattaatatagttacagTAGAACTTTATTACTGTGCTGCACTTGCTTCAGTAGTAAATATTTTAGCCAAATATCAGATTATTATATTCAGTTTATTCCCATTTTTTccattttgataaaatatatgatttttatatATCTTCTTTCACAATATCAAGTCTCTCAATgtgttgtgttattattattattattattattattattattattattattattattacatgtatCAGTTAA includes the following:
- the LOC125801319 gene encoding zinc finger protein 585A-like, whose protein sequence is MEKHQHSVKSFTKQSDLKKHQRIHTGEKPYYCSDCGKSFTQQSTLKIHQLIHTGEKPYHCSDCGKSFTLQSTLKIHQRIHTEEKPYQCSDCGKSFNQQSTLKIHQRIHTGEKLYHCSDCGKSFTQQSTLKNHQRIHTGEKPYYCSECGKSFNQQINLKIHQRIHTEEKPYYCSDCGKSFTTQSNLKNHQRIHTGVKPYYCSDCGKSFTQQSTLKIHQLIHTGGKLYHCSDCGKSFTLQSTLKIHQRIHTGEKPYQCSDCGKSFNQQSTLKIHQRIHTGVKPYFCSDCGKSFTQQSNLKKHQRIHTGEKPYHCSDCGKSFTQQNHLQKHKCSNTGEKTIPNLFHGN